A section of the Methanomassiliicoccus luminyensis B10 genome encodes:
- the mtaB gene encoding methanol--corrinoid protein co-methyltransferase MtaB, translating to MATKKFTKMETASADDLIFGEAKYPVSYGLGMKVGAGTVYPEVNFAPRPGAEKNPESLTREYVDYIATDIMNRAVTLGFPGVQLENEWIHQMGNDPKKFAKPVVVGQKAVLQKFHDEYGIATAIRHTCADPRLAEEGLRYGMDKHHMYPEKTLDSFEVAAANGADVLSVETMGGKEITDYAVVRQDIKGWLFGGGYLGPLDMEWIWPQIVDVAKKNKVIAGGDTYCASANTSMFMAGGYLDKDLPRTQAAVTRAIAASRTLVAIECGATGPDKDCGYEGPILKAISGRPSAQEGKGAQDAHADLMGNLIAQTADLWSNESVEYHPEFGGSSVQCWLGVIGYEAALMNAAKQLKQDKILRDIYVASDRFRSPEAFILAYDNAYKIGQAIVSEGNSYYLRSKAAGLKAAELIKASNDAGKLKLSRQEKDTLNKILTDLKSLPDEEGKFVDWALKEYKNVPAFNPKNYEL from the coding sequence ATGGCTACCAAGAAGTTTACCAAGATGGAAACCGCTTCCGCTGATGACCTCATCTTCGGTGAGGCCAAGTACCCAGTGTCCTACGGCTTGGGCATGAAGGTCGGTGCCGGCACTGTCTACCCTGAGGTCAACTTTGCCCCCAGGCCCGGTGCTGAGAAGAACCCCGAGAGCCTGACCAGGGAGTACGTGGACTACATCGCCACTGACATCATGAACAGGGCGGTGACCCTCGGGTTCCCCGGCGTCCAGCTCGAGAACGAGTGGATCCACCAGATGGGTAACGACCCCAAGAAGTTCGCCAAGCCCGTTGTAGTCGGCCAGAAGGCCGTGCTGCAGAAGTTCCACGACGAGTACGGCATCGCGACCGCCATCAGGCACACCTGCGCTGACCCCAGGCTGGCCGAGGAAGGCCTCAGGTACGGAATGGACAAGCACCACATGTACCCTGAGAAGACCCTCGACTCCTTCGAGGTCGCGGCCGCGAACGGCGCCGATGTGCTGTCCGTGGAGACCATGGGCGGCAAGGAGATCACCGATTATGCGGTGGTCAGGCAGGACATCAAGGGCTGGCTGTTCGGCGGCGGCTACCTCGGCCCCCTGGACATGGAGTGGATCTGGCCCCAGATCGTCGACGTTGCCAAGAAGAACAAGGTCATCGCCGGCGGCGACACCTACTGCGCCTCTGCGAACACCTCCATGTTCATGGCCGGCGGCTACCTCGACAAGGACCTGCCCAGGACCCAGGCTGCCGTGACCCGTGCCATCGCGGCCTCCAGGACCCTGGTGGCCATCGAGTGCGGTGCCACCGGTCCGGACAAGGACTGCGGCTACGAGGGACCGATCCTGAAGGCCATATCCGGCCGCCCGTCCGCCCAGGAGGGCAAGGGCGCTCAGGATGCCCACGCTGATCTGATGGGTAACCTCATCGCTCAGACCGCTGACCTTTGGTCCAACGAGTCCGTGGAGTACCACCCCGAGTTCGGTGGTTCCTCGGTCCAGTGCTGGCTCGGCGTCATCGGCTACGAGGCCGCCCTGATGAACGCAGCCAAGCAGCTGAAGCAGGACAAGATCCTGAGGGACATCTATGTCGCCTCCGACCGCTTCAGGTCGCCTGAGGCCTTCATTCTTGCCTACGACAACGCCTACAAGATCGGCCAGGCCATTGTATCTGAGGGCAACTCCTACTACCTCAGGTCCAAGGCTGCCGGTCTCAAGGCCGCCGAGCTCATCAAGGCGTCCAACGACGCTGGCAAGCTGAAGCTCAGCAGGCAGGAGAAGGACACCCTGAACAAGATCCTGACCGACCTCAAGTCCCTGCCGGACGAGGAAGGTAAGTTCGTCGACTGGGCGCTGAAGG